The following are from one region of the Polaribacter marinaquae genome:
- a CDS encoding chloramphenicol acetyltransferase, with product MKYLDIDSWNRKQHFQHFKSLEDPFFSVTVNVDVTNTLKLSKEKKASFFAMYLHACLVALNSIENFKYRIQEDKIAIHDVINASATIAREDHTFGFSYIYFDEIFKNFNDNFLKEKERILNSEELFPPVNSDDCIYCSALPWFSFTSQKEPVSGVKNDSIPKLAFGKTFTENNQIKMPVAISVNHALVDGYHIGLFFEEFQSQLDKNN from the coding sequence ATGAAGTATTTAGATATAGATTCTTGGAACAGAAAACAGCATTTTCAACATTTTAAAAGTTTAGAAGATCCTTTTTTTTCGGTTACAGTAAATGTTGATGTTACAAATACCTTAAAATTGTCTAAAGAAAAAAAAGCTTCTTTTTTTGCAATGTATTTGCACGCATGTTTAGTCGCGTTAAATTCTATTGAAAATTTTAAATATAGAATTCAAGAAGATAAAATTGCTATTCATGATGTAATAAATGCATCTGCAACAATAGCTAGAGAAGATCATACATTTGGTTTTTCTTATATTTATTTTGATGAAATTTTTAAAAATTTTAACGATAACTTTCTTAAGGAAAAGGAAAGAATTTTAAATTCAGAAGAATTGTTTCCACCGGTAAATTCTGATGATTGTATCTATTGTTCTGCATTGCCGTGGTTTTCTTTTACAAGTCAAAAAGAACCTGTATCTGGCGTTAAGAATGATAGTATTCCTAAATTAGCATTTGGTAAAACATTTACAGAAAATAATCAAATAAAAATGCCTGTTGCTATTTCTGTAAATCATGCTCTGGTAGATGGTTATCATATTGGTTTATTTTTTGAAGAATTTCAGAGTCAATTAGATAAAAACAATTAA
- a CDS encoding sensor of ECF-type sigma factor yields the protein MKKYILLLTIILTSFSSIAQHTKESRKKIKALKTAYLTEELQLTSSEAEKFWPLYNKHEEKIDFLRNKGRIEYKKKIKEAGDLSKLEESDAKKLVLLRLELENEIASEKEDFNTKVSKFLSYRKIMKLHISEREFARKLMRKYGKGRSKKE from the coding sequence ATGAAAAAATACATCTTACTTTTAACAATAATACTTACTTCTTTTAGCAGTATAGCACAACATACTAAAGAAAGTAGAAAAAAAATTAAAGCTTTAAAAACAGCTTATTTAACAGAAGAATTACAGCTTACTTCTAGCGAGGCAGAAAAATTTTGGCCTTTATACAACAAACACGAAGAAAAGATAGATTTTCTTAGAAATAAAGGACGTATAGAATACAAGAAAAAAATTAAAGAAGCAGGCGATTTAAGCAAATTAGAAGAATCTGATGCAAAAAAACTAGTTTTATTAAGACTAGAGTTAGAAAACGAAATTGCCTCAGAAAAAGAAGATTTTAACACTAAAGTTTCTAAGTTTTTATCCTACAGAAAAATAATGAAACTTCATATTTCTGAAAGAGAATTCGCTAGAAAGTTAATGAGAAAATATGGTAAAGGAAGAAGTAAAAAAGAATAA
- the kdsB gene encoding 3-deoxy-manno-octulosonate cytidylyltransferase: protein MKVIAMIPARYSASRFPGKLMKDLGGKTVILRTYEAALHTDLFDEVYVVTDSDIIKENISNANGNVIMSKKEHECGSDRIAEAVEFLDADIVINVQGDEPFIDKISLEKLVDVFKKDLKKEIDLASLKVEITNKEDIENPNNVKVITDVNNLAIYFSRSVIPFHRDKNVNVKYYKHKGVYAFRKQALLDFYKTPMTPLEASEKIEAIRYQEIGKKIKMVETSVEAVGIDTPEDLEKAKKYLNL, encoded by the coding sequence ATGAAAGTAATTGCAATGATTCCTGCACGCTATAGTGCTTCTCGATTTCCGGGTAAATTAATGAAAGATTTAGGTGGTAAAACCGTGATTTTAAGAACATACGAAGCTGCTTTACATACAGATTTATTTGACGAGGTTTATGTAGTCACAGATTCAGATATAATTAAAGAAAACATTTCTAATGCTAACGGTAACGTAATTATGAGTAAAAAAGAGCACGAATGTGGCTCTGATAGAATTGCAGAAGCTGTAGAGTTTTTAGACGCAGATATTGTAATTAATGTGCAAGGAGACGAACCATTTATAGACAAAATATCGTTAGAGAAATTAGTAGACGTATTTAAGAAAGATTTAAAAAAAGAAATAGATTTAGCTTCGCTAAAAGTAGAAATTACTAATAAAGAGGATATCGAAAATCCAAATAACGTTAAAGTAATTACAGATGTAAATAATTTGGCTATTTATTTTTCTAGAAGCGTTATACCATTTCATCGAGATAAAAACGTCAATGTAAAATACTATAAACACAAAGGTGTTTATGCTTTTAGAAAACAAGCTTTATTAGATTTTTATAAAACACCAATGACACCTTTAGAAGCTTCAGAAAAAATTGAAGCAATTCGATACCAAGAAATTGGTAAAAAAATAAAAATGGTAGAAACTTCTGTAGAAGCGGTAGGTATAGATACACCAGAAGACTTAGAAAAAGCCAAAAAATACTTAAACTTATAA
- a CDS encoding RNA polymerase sigma factor, which translates to MKDEIVLIEQLKNVATREAAFRELIRLYKERLYWHIRKIVVSHDDADDVLQNTFIKVYKNIDKFNQESKLFSWMYRIATNESITFINKRAKDRNVDISEMHEQLASSLESDVYFSGDEIQIILQKAIATLPQKQQLVFNMKYFDEIKYNEMSEILETSVGALKSSYFHAVKKIESYIKNQTD; encoded by the coding sequence TTGAAAGACGAAATTGTTTTAATAGAACAACTTAAAAATGTTGCCACTAGAGAAGCTGCTTTTAGAGAGTTAATAAGACTCTACAAAGAGCGCTTGTATTGGCATATACGTAAAATTGTAGTTTCTCATGATGATGCAGACGACGTTTTACAAAACACATTTATAAAGGTTTACAAAAACATCGATAAGTTTAACCAAGAAAGCAAGTTGTTTTCTTGGATGTACAGAATTGCAACAAACGAATCTATTACATTTATTAATAAACGTGCAAAAGACAGAAATGTAGATATTTCTGAAATGCACGAACAATTAGCATCTAGTTTAGAAAGTGATGTGTATTTTTCTGGTGATGAAATTCAGATTATACTTCAAAAAGCAATTGCTACCCTACCACAAAAGCAGCAACTTGTATTTAACATGAAATATTTTGATGAAATTAAGTATAACGAAATGTCAGAAATTTTAGAAACTTCTGTAGGAGCTCTTAAATCTTCTTATTTTCATGCAGTTAAAAAAATAGAAAGCTATATAAAAAATCAAACAGATTAA
- a CDS encoding DUF4199 domain-containing protein: MTTDKIIIKNAFLITFLIGGFFLLCKLVGLEENPYLRFLNLAFVLFGIYLAIKESVYKNNETKYTTNLGIGIRTSVIAVILSIIGVVIYVQFINPDFLTVMNNSFLIGGNLTLPEVVITLLIEGMASSFIGSFIIMQFYKNHDKENLNK, translated from the coding sequence ATGACAACAGATAAAATTATTATTAAAAACGCATTCCTAATTACATTTTTAATTGGTGGATTTTTTCTACTATGTAAATTAGTTGGCTTAGAAGAAAACCCATATTTAAGATTTTTAAATTTAGCTTTTGTACTATTTGGTATATACTTAGCCATTAAAGAAAGTGTATACAAAAACAACGAAACTAAATACACTACAAATTTAGGTATTGGTATTAGAACTTCTGTTATTGCAGTAATTCTTTCTATTATTGGTGTTGTAATTTATGTACAATTTATAAATCCTGATTTTCTAACTGTAATGAATAATTCTTTTTTAATTGGTGGTAATTTAACGTTGCCAGAAGTAGTAATTACTTTATTAATAGAAGGTATGGCATCTTCATTTATAGGTTCTTTTATTATCATGCAGTTTTATAAAAACCACGACAAAGAGAATTTAAACAAATAA
- a CDS encoding cell envelope biogenesis protein OmpA, whose protein sequence is MKKETVDNKKDNRFELLRELLLEEDRDKFSDLSNRILEKERLSEKVTPVVDEKIEDLRKNFPAYFGSTITETIKVQIRDSQDEVVEALYPIMGKLIKKAIVSEITKLSDSINKTITEKFSITEILKRFFKGKKSDAEDVLQEVFEPIIEEVFIIEKDSGLLSGNFTRGNIADKDMVSGMLTAIKSFAEEAFSKEDQNLEDIRFDNFQLTIKNFKTIYIAIATSGVINNEFRENLSDNVNNLAEIILRDRDYLSDEVKLNVLIERHLID, encoded by the coding sequence ATGAAAAAGGAAACTGTAGATAACAAAAAAGACAATCGTTTTGAGTTGCTCAGAGAACTTTTATTAGAAGAAGATAGAGATAAGTTTTCTGATTTAAGTAATAGAATTTTAGAAAAAGAAAGATTATCTGAGAAGGTTACGCCTGTAGTAGATGAAAAAATTGAAGATCTTCGTAAAAATTTTCCAGCTTATTTTGGAAGCACGATTACAGAAACAATAAAAGTACAAATTAGAGACTCGCAAGATGAGGTTGTAGAAGCTTTATACCCAATAATGGGTAAACTTATTAAGAAAGCAATTGTTAGTGAAATAACAAAGTTGTCTGACAGTATTAATAAAACCATCACAGAAAAATTCTCGATTACTGAAATCTTAAAAAGGTTTTTTAAAGGAAAAAAGAGTGATGCAGAAGATGTACTACAAGAAGTTTTTGAGCCAATAATAGAAGAGGTTTTTATCATAGAAAAAGACTCTGGTTTATTATCGGGAAATTTTACAAGAGGTAATATTGCAGATAAAGATATGGTTTCTGGTATGTTAACAGCCATTAAATCATTTGCAGAAGAAGCGTTTTCTAAAGAAGATCAAAATTTAGAAGATATTCGATTCGATAACTTTCAGCTTACCATAAAAAACTTCAAAACGATATACATTGCAATTGCAACTTCAGGAGTAATTAACAATGAATTTAGAGAGAACTTGTCTGATAACGTAAATAATTTAGCAGAAATTATCTTAAGAGATCGCGATTATTTATCAGATGAAGTTAAACTGAATGTCTTAATAGAAAGACATTTAATAGATTAA
- a CDS encoding ATP-binding response regulator, producing the protein MIPAKIEDVFIQITTNISGVILNIDAGKFAISEFRLNQSIFDVCPFLEGTLEALEENTSFLLEGMVVNADNQEFNVDLELFNTSKVVTVLIHNRTNVYKYVDQLNQNRNDIFFVKRELAEKNIELDRLRKIADKANEEKSRFLAMMSHEIRNPLNVILGYSEMISNESINDNVKEYANLLSLSGKNLKVIVNDILDLSRIEAGKLDLVNSELNVHEVAKNAIDNYRFQNKNNKITLALEVDENIPKVLIGDDVRVNQILSNLLSNALKFTEKGVISLKLNIDSEEENQVLLNFLIEDSGRGMTAEQASKIFNEYQQNNKDDNRVYGGAGLGLSIVKKLLLAMNGEISVKSKLNSGTLFKVKIPFSKPKQNQQSQNQNPEKFTDINLVGKRILVADDDVLNQSIVSHILKSENVVLTLVKDGFEALQLLKNNIFDIVLLDIHMPNITGEQLVQMSNEFASDNSKIPFLALTANTTEEDVLRYKSIGFKDVIGKPYTAKQLKEQVYKALN; encoded by the coding sequence TTGATACCAGCAAAAATAGAAGATGTTTTTATACAAATTACCACCAATATTTCTGGTGTGATTTTAAATATCGATGCTGGTAAATTTGCTATCTCAGAATTTCGTTTAAATCAAAGTATTTTTGATGTCTGTCCTTTTTTAGAAGGAACATTAGAAGCTTTAGAAGAAAATACTTCGTTTCTGTTAGAGGGCATGGTTGTTAACGCAGATAATCAAGAATTTAATGTTGATTTAGAGTTGTTTAATACAAGCAAGGTTGTAACAGTTTTAATTCATAACAGAACAAATGTTTATAAATACGTCGATCAATTAAATCAAAATCGAAACGATATTTTCTTTGTGAAAAGAGAACTGGCAGAAAAAAATATTGAGTTAGATCGATTAAGAAAAATTGCAGATAAAGCAAACGAAGAAAAGTCTCGATTTTTAGCAATGATGAGTCATGAAATCAGAAATCCTTTAAATGTTATTTTAGGATATTCTGAAATGATTTCTAATGAAAGTATAAATGATAATGTTAAAGAATATGCCAATCTTTTATCTTTATCTGGTAAAAACCTTAAAGTAATTGTAAACGATATTTTAGATTTATCTAGAATAGAAGCCGGAAAATTAGATTTGGTAAATTCCGAATTAAATGTTCATGAAGTTGCTAAAAATGCCATTGATAATTATAGATTCCAGAATAAAAACAACAAAATTACTTTAGCTTTAGAGGTTGATGAAAATATACCTAAAGTTTTAATTGGTGACGATGTTCGAGTAAATCAAATCTTATCTAATTTATTATCAAACGCTTTAAAATTTACTGAAAAAGGAGTTATATCTTTAAAGTTAAATATAGATTCAGAAGAAGAAAATCAGGTTCTTTTAAACTTTTTAATTGAAGATTCTGGTAGAGGAATGACTGCTGAACAAGCTTCTAAAATTTTTAATGAATATCAGCAAAATAATAAAGATGATAATCGAGTGTACGGTGGCGCTGGTCTTGGTTTGTCTATTGTTAAGAAGTTGCTTTTGGCAATGAACGGAGAAATCTCTGTGAAAAGTAAACTGAATTCTGGTACTTTGTTTAAAGTAAAAATTCCTTTTTCAAAACCGAAGCAAAATCAGCAATCTCAGAATCAGAATCCAGAGAAATTTACCGACATAAATTTAGTAGGCAAAAGAATATTAGTAGCAGATGATGATGTGTTAAATCAATCAATTGTTTCTCATATTTTAAAATCTGAAAATGTAGTTTTAACTTTAGTAAAAGATGGTTTTGAAGCTTTACAATTGTTAAAAAATAACATTTTTGATATCGTTCTTTTAGATATACACATGCCAAATATTACAGGCGAACAGTTAGTTCAAATGTCTAATGAATTTGCAAGTGATAACTCTAAAATTCCTTTTTTAGCATTAACAGCAAACACTACAGAAGAAGATGTTTTACGATATAAAAGTATTGGTTTTAAAGATGTAATTGGTAAGCCTTATACTGCAAAACAGCTTAAAGAGCAAGTTTATAAAGCTTTAAATTAA
- a CDS encoding lmo0937 family membrane protein has translation MRSILWLVAVVFIIIWALGVLGIVPGIATSSLIHTLLVIAVIVILYNIISGRKPL, from the coding sequence ATGAGAAGTATTTTGTGGCTTGTAGCCGTAGTTTTTATTATTATTTGGGCATTAGGTGTTTTAGGTATTGTACCAGGAATTGCAACTAGCAGTTTAATACATACATTATTAGTAATTGCAGTTATTGTAATTCTTTATAATATTATTTCTGGTAGAAAACCATTGTAA
- a CDS encoding nicotinate-nucleotide adenylyltransferase, giving the protein MAISLKGDQEISSVPTTKSKALRINLNSDIYGTFAEIGAGQETARNFFRSGAASGTIAKAMSAYDKDFSDAIYGIEEDKRYVTQPRLKKMLRHEIDLMEDRLSRSKHPDKLFFSYANTVTTIDFAKKFKGHGWVGIRFQLDPLEGYNEIILHLRFKETDARLQQETLGILGVNLIYGAFYLNDNPKELVKSFYHNLSNDQLEIDMINFSGPRFMYVDNRLMSLQLLKNGMTNAVMFGPDGNNLLPAQVLYKKNILALRGSFRPVTKVNMDMFEKSKKLFFEENKVEESKTQVIFEITLSNLSAEGKINERDFLDRAELLCSLGQNVMITSFQQYFKLVEYFSEFTKERMGLTMGVQNLIQIFDEKYYRNLSGGILEAFGKLFYRDLKVYMYPYHDQASGEYITSENLKVHPRMKELFKFFKHNGKVVDIDDFDKEILDIFSRTVLKMILDGKKGWEEMLPEGIPEIIKQKRLFGYSRSRIDK; this is encoded by the coding sequence ATGGCAATTTCTTTAAAAGGAGATCAAGAAATAAGTAGTGTACCAACAACTAAAAGCAAAGCGCTTAGAATTAACTTAAACTCTGACATTTACGGTACTTTTGCCGAAATTGGAGCCGGACAAGAAACAGCGCGTAATTTTTTTAGATCTGGTGCTGCTTCTGGTACAATTGCAAAGGCAATGAGTGCATATGATAAAGATTTTTCTGACGCTATTTATGGTATCGAAGAAGATAAACGTTATGTTACTCAACCTCGTTTAAAGAAAATGTTACGTCATGAAATCGATTTAATGGAAGATCGATTAAGTAGATCTAAACATCCTGATAAATTATTTTTTAGTTATGCAAATACCGTAACAACTATAGATTTTGCAAAGAAATTTAAAGGTCATGGTTGGGTCGGAATCCGTTTTCAATTAGATCCTTTAGAAGGGTACAACGAAATTATTTTACACTTACGTTTTAAAGAAACAGATGCTCGTTTACAGCAAGAAACTTTAGGTATTTTAGGTGTAAACTTAATTTATGGTGCTTTTTACTTAAATGATAATCCGAAAGAATTGGTAAAATCTTTTTACCATAATTTAAGTAACGATCAATTAGAAATTGATATGATTAATTTCTCTGGACCTCGTTTTATGTATGTTGATAACCGTTTAATGAGTTTACAATTACTTAAAAACGGAATGACAAATGCGGTAATGTTTGGCCCAGACGGAAACAACTTATTACCAGCACAAGTATTATACAAAAAGAATATTTTGGCCTTAAGAGGTAGCTTTAGACCAGTTACTAAGGTAAATATGGATATGTTTGAGAAGTCGAAAAAACTTTTCTTCGAAGAAAATAAAGTTGAAGAAAGTAAAACACAAGTTATTTTCGAAATTACCTTAAGTAATTTAAGTGCAGAAGGTAAAATTAACGAAAGAGACTTTTTAGACAGAGCAGAACTACTTTGTTCACTGGGACAAAATGTAATGATTACTAGTTTTCAGCAATACTTTAAATTGGTAGAATACTTTAGTGAATTCACCAAAGAAAGAATGGGGTTAACTATGGGTGTTCAAAACTTAATTCAAATTTTTGATGAAAAGTACTACAGAAATTTAAGTGGTGGAATTTTAGAAGCATTTGGTAAACTTTTCTATAGAGATTTAAAAGTTTACATGTATCCTTATCACGATCAAGCATCAGGAGAATACATTACCAGCGAGAACTTAAAAGTGCACCCTAGAATGAAAGAATTATTTAAATTCTTTAAGCACAATGGTAAAGTTGTAGATATTGATGACTTTGATAAAGAAATTTTAGATATTTTTTCTCGTACAGTTTTAAAAATGATTTTAGACGGTAAAAAAGGTTGGGAAGAAATGTTACCAGAAGGAATTCCAGAAATAATTAAGCAAAAAAGATTGTTTGGTTACTCTAGATCTAGAATAGATAAATAA
- a CDS encoding HAD family hydrolase — translation MFKNIKVIAFDADDTLWVNETYFREAEETFAELISKYETKNKIDQELFKTEIKNLEIYGYGIKGFVLSMVECALELSNYKLPQKTIEKILDIGKEMLAQPIELLDGVEEVLSNLQGKYKLIVATKGDLLDQEKKLEKSNLLKYFHHIEVMSDKKEKDYLKLMKHLEVEPSELLMIGNSLKSDVLPLVALGASAIHIPFHTTWAHEEVTSEEKNDASYKTISKITDILNFL, via the coding sequence ATGTTTAAAAATATAAAAGTAATCGCATTTGATGCTGATGATACTCTGTGGGTAAACGAAACTTATTTTAGAGAAGCAGAAGAAACTTTTGCTGAATTAATATCTAAATACGAAACTAAAAATAAAATAGATCAAGAGCTTTTTAAAACTGAAATTAAAAATCTTGAAATATATGGTTACGGCATAAAAGGCTTTGTTTTATCGATGGTAGAATGTGCATTAGAATTATCAAATTACAAGTTGCCACAAAAAACAATCGAAAAAATACTAGATATTGGTAAAGAAATGTTGGCACAACCTATAGAGTTATTAGACGGAGTAGAAGAGGTGTTAAGTAATTTACAAGGCAAGTATAAATTGATAGTTGCTACAAAAGGCGATTTATTAGATCAAGAAAAAAAATTAGAAAAATCGAATCTTCTAAAATATTTTCATCATATCGAAGTAATGAGCGATAAGAAAGAAAAAGATTATTTAAAATTGATGAAACATCTTGAAGTAGAACCATCAGAATTGTTAATGATTGGTAATTCTTTAAAGTCTGATGTTTTGCCTTTAGTTGCTTTAGGTGCATCTGCAATTCATATTCCTTTTCATACAACTTGGGCGCATGAAGAAGTTACATCCGAAGAAAAAAACGATGCAAGCTATAAAACAATTTCTAAAATTACAGACATACTAAATTTTTTATGA
- a CDS encoding Rab family GTPase: MIAKKVLLVGNFGVGKTSLIRRFVLNQFSEDYISTIGVRVSSKIVSYENQEIKLLIWDVAGTSEDEKIPKAYFLGAKAAMYVFDLSREETYLKLDEYVGNVKELSGLKEITIVGNKKDLLTEDELLAVKNKVSLDIDLITSAKENENVENAFLKLAANSLK, translated from the coding sequence ATGATAGCTAAAAAAGTTTTATTAGTTGGTAATTTTGGCGTTGGTAAAACATCTTTAATTAGAAGATTTGTTTTAAATCAATTCTCAGAAGACTATATAAGCACTATTGGTGTTAGGGTTAGTTCTAAAATTGTATCCTACGAAAATCAAGAAATTAAACTTTTAATTTGGGACGTTGCAGGTACAAGTGAAGATGAAAAAATACCCAAAGCTTATTTTTTAGGAGCAAAAGCAGCCATGTATGTTTTCGATTTAAGCAGAGAAGAAACGTATTTAAAATTAGATGAATACGTTGGTAACGTAAAAGAATTGTCTGGTTTAAAAGAAATAACCATTGTGGGTAACAAAAAAGATTTACTTACAGAAGATGAGTTGTTAGCAGTTAAAAATAAAGTTTCTTTAGATATAGATCTAATTACAAGTGCAAAAGAAAATGAAAACGTAGAGAATGCATTTTTAAAGTTAGCAGCAAATTCATTAAAATAA
- a CDS encoding OmpA family protein yields the protein MKKLIIPFVALSLLATSCVSKKKYAALESQYIDTKGNLQKTTIEKEALEVKFAKIEKRVANYNDKINSLKSDNVTLKNENDIKLDMVGNTAVISNKTRERMRETLAKVDAADLAEAKTLKDSLNLAISYNLKNKMNTSDLNNSDDINIDIDQTVVMISVSDKLLFNTASYRVKKGAYSLVEKLANVINSEPSMDVMIEGHTDSRTINNASVQDNWDLSVKRSTSIVRLLENKYNVDGSRLIASGRGSTMPLVENNTRENRAKNRRTRIVILPNLDKFFALIATDEALAE from the coding sequence ATGAAAAAACTTATTATTCCCTTTGTAGCATTGTCTTTATTGGCAACATCATGTGTGTCTAAAAAGAAATATGCTGCTTTAGAAAGTCAATATATAGACACTAAAGGAAATCTTCAAAAAACTACTATAGAAAAAGAAGCTTTAGAAGTTAAATTTGCTAAAATTGAAAAAAGAGTAGCTAATTATAACGATAAAATTAACTCTTTAAAAAGTGACAACGTTACTTTGAAAAATGAAAATGACATTAAATTAGATATGGTTGGTAATACAGCCGTAATATCTAATAAGACTAGAGAAAGAATGAGAGAAACGCTAGCAAAAGTAGATGCAGCAGATTTAGCAGAGGCTAAGACTCTAAAAGATTCTTTAAACTTAGCGATATCTTATAATTTAAAGAATAAGATGAATACTTCTGATCTTAATAATTCTGATGATATAAATATAGATATTGATCAAACAGTTGTAATGATTTCTGTTTCTGATAAATTGTTATTTAATACTGCTAGTTATAGAGTAAAAAAAGGAGCTTATAGTTTAGTAGAAAAGTTGGCTAATGTTATAAATTCTGAACCAAGTATGGATGTGATGATAGAAGGTCATACAGACTCAAGAACTATCAACAATGCTTCTGTGCAAGATAATTGGGATTTGAGTGTTAAAAGATCTACGTCAATTGTAAGATTATTAGAAAACAAATACAATGTAGATGGTAGCAGATTAATTGCATCAGGTAGAGGTTCTACAATGCCTTTAGTAGAAAATAATACACGAGAAAATAGAGCCAAAAATAGAAGAACTAGAATCGTAATTCTACCAAATTTAGATAAGTTTTTTGCACTAATTGCTACAGATGAAGCATTAGCAGAATAA
- a CDS encoding MBL fold metallo-hydrolase codes for MKTDKKLLNITFLGTGTSQGIPMIASNDPVCLSKDFKDKRLRSSVLISSDDASYVIDCGPDFRQQMLRENVQLVEGVLFTHEHADHTAGLDDLRPYCYKIGEMPIYLNKRTLESLEQRFQYIFSKENRYPGAPSVQPTIVDNQSFKLGNLNVTPIQVLHGNLPILGYKIENIAYLTDVKTIATSEIDKLKNLDVLIVNALRLEAHPTHFNLEEALDFVAKIKPKKTYFTHISHKLGFHKEVSKNLPPNVYLAYDGLKITS; via the coding sequence ATGAAAACTGATAAAAAACTGTTAAATATTACTTTTTTAGGTACTGGTACATCACAAGGTATACCAATGATAGCAAGTAACGATCCTGTTTGTTTGTCTAAAGATTTTAAAGATAAGCGCTTACGATCTTCTGTGTTAATTTCTTCGGATGATGCGTCTTATGTTATCGATTGTGGTCCAGATTTTAGACAACAAATGCTTAGAGAGAATGTGCAATTGGTAGAAGGCGTTTTATTTACCCACGAACATGCAGATCATACAGCAGGTTTAGATGATTTAAGACCTTATTGTTATAAAATAGGAGAGATGCCTATTTATTTAAATAAGAGAACGTTAGAAAGTTTAGAACAACGTTTTCAGTATATATTTTCTAAAGAAAATAGATATCCTGGTGCACCAAGTGTACAACCAACTATTGTTGATAATCAAAGTTTTAAATTAGGTAATTTAAATGTAACACCAATACAGGTTTTGCATGGTAATTTGCCTATTTTAGGTTACAAAATAGAAAATATTGCTTATTTAACAGATGTAAAAACTATTGCAACATCAGAAATTGATAAGCTAAAAAACTTAGATGTTTTAATAGTAAATGCTTTACGATTAGAGGCGCATCCTACACATTTTAACTTAGAAGAAGCCTTAGATTTTGTGGCAAAAATTAAGCCTAAAAAAACTTATTTTACGCATATTAGTCACAAATTAGGTTTTCATAAAGAAGTCTCTAAAAACTTACCGCCAAATGTTTATTTGGCTTATGATGGTTTAAAAATAACAAGTTAG